One genomic window of Sphingobacterium oryzagri includes the following:
- the rsmI gene encoding 16S rRNA (cytidine(1402)-2'-O)-methyltransferase has translation MLYLVPTPIGNLEDMTFRAIRILKEADLILAEDTRTSAPLLKHFGIDKKVFAHHQHNEHKAVAEIIKFLKEGQQIALISDAGTPAISDPGFLLVREALKEGLTVQCLPGATAFVPALVNSGLPNDRFCFEGFLPVKKGRQTRMKQLQEEKRTMIFYESPHRILKTIDEFIQYFGEDREAAISRELSKLYEENVRGTLATLKLHFENHPVKGEFVFCVAGNDQ, from the coding sequence CCTTTCGGGCAATCCGCATTTTAAAAGAAGCTGATTTAATTTTGGCAGAGGATACGCGCACCAGTGCACCCCTGCTGAAACATTTCGGTATTGACAAAAAGGTGTTTGCCCATCATCAGCATAACGAACATAAGGCCGTAGCTGAAATCATTAAATTTCTGAAAGAAGGGCAACAAATTGCATTAATTTCCGACGCAGGAACCCCAGCTATATCCGACCCTGGATTTTTATTGGTGCGCGAGGCGCTAAAAGAAGGGCTAACAGTTCAATGTTTACCGGGTGCGACGGCTTTTGTTCCCGCGTTGGTTAACTCTGGCCTACCAAACGACAGATTTTGTTTTGAAGGTTTCCTTCCGGTAAAAAAAGGTCGCCAAACACGCATGAAACAGCTGCAGGAAGAAAAACGCACCATGATTTTTTATGAATCGCCTCATCGGATACTAAAAACCATTGACGAGTTTATACAATACTTTGGCGAAGACCGTGAAGCCGCTATTTCCAGAGAGCTTAGCAAACTGTATGAAGAGAATGTGCGGGGCACACTGGCAACATTAAAATTACATTTTGAAAACCATCCGGTAAAAGGAGAATTCGTATTTTGTGTAGCAGGAAACGACCAGTAA
- a CDS encoding PH domain-containing protein: protein MAIEKFLQDGQDPKVVEKIHDKIIDMLTAGEFIQYISLQKKPAVTLLPDSITVSNKRIFLCEFTKLGLATNFEIFSWSDIKDIAFKEEIFGSKVTVIPQAGENLTIDYIPKVQARKLYQLIKEALENAKAPVEKPAVTPAAATIIEKPTAAPGAVAPTPSKVEPEEPYLSKTPTTEVEDVQPFAATATTLAVDDQPAKAEDDDELTQKLKKLKTLYDRQLITQAEYENKKTELLSQL from the coding sequence ATGGCTATAGAAAAATTTCTTCAAGATGGACAAGACCCGAAAGTGGTTGAAAAAATCCACGACAAGATCATTGACATGCTTACAGCAGGTGAATTTATCCAATATATATCTTTGCAAAAGAAGCCGGCGGTAACGCTCTTGCCAGACAGCATCACGGTGAGCAACAAGCGCATTTTCTTGTGTGAGTTTACGAAACTGGGCTTAGCAACAAATTTTGAGATTTTTTCCTGGAGCGACATCAAAGACATTGCGTTCAAAGAGGAGATTTTTGGTTCGAAAGTGACCGTTATACCACAAGCTGGCGAAAACCTGACCATTGATTATATACCAAAGGTGCAGGCGCGAAAACTTTACCAACTCATCAAGGAAGCTTTGGAAAATGCGAAAGCGCCCGTAGAAAAGCCTGCTGTAACACCTGCTGCGGCGACCATCATTGAAAAACCAACAGCAGCGCCAGGCGCTGTTGCGCCGACGCCTAGCAAAGTAGAACCAGAAGAACCCTATCTAAGCAAAACACCTACGACAGAGGTAGAGGATGTACAACCTTTTGCGGCCACAGCAACAACGCTGGCTGTGGACGACCAACCAGCAAAAGCAGAGGATGATGACGAACTAACCCAAAAATTGAAAAAATTAAAGACGTTGTACGACCGACAATTGATAACACAAGCTGAATACGAAAACAAAAAGACTGAACTTCTATCGCAATTGTAG
- the lnt gene encoding apolipoprotein N-acyltransferase — MKNNYLWALLSAVLLWLAWPPIPYSSPLLWIAFVPLLIAIEETIRSEKEHKGRKVFWLAFFTGFVWNTASIYWVYNAMSAYLPGYVALPISLIPFGLAPLLMACVFRLYYQLRKKTSVGYSLIGLVSFWVGYEFLHQWWDLAFPWMTLGNGFANFHQLIQWYSFTGVYGGTVWIWVCNILFFLLIWQTRAKVQAISNKKLVVALLAVIIIPIGLSLLQYNSYEEHVNPSEIVVVQPNIDPYEKFNSITPEAQLENLIKLSSKVGKPNTEFFIWPETAISASRGIDEEEFRTYPAFDSLQVFLDNYKNASVLSGIESYQLYNYQKTITARDYGNNVFLDPFNAAVLVDQSSKLQFYHKSKLVPGVEQLPFGDLLAFMKPLFAHFGGSTGGYGSQEKPSVLYAQSGIGAAPVICYESIWGNYVAEYIRQGAQFIAIVTNDGWWGDTSGKDQHLQYAKLRAIENRRWVARSANTGISGFINQRGDIVQRTKWWVPDALTQEINLNEDLTFYTRYGDLFLYIALLGGAFSIYGLFRKK, encoded by the coding sequence GTGAAAAACAACTATTTATGGGCACTTCTTAGTGCCGTCTTACTATGGTTAGCCTGGCCACCAATACCGTACAGTAGTCCGCTATTATGGATTGCTTTTGTCCCGTTGTTAATTGCTATTGAAGAAACCATTCGTAGCGAAAAGGAGCACAAAGGCAGAAAAGTGTTTTGGTTGGCTTTTTTCACAGGTTTTGTGTGGAACACGGCTTCTATCTACTGGGTTTATAATGCCATGAGCGCTTATCTTCCAGGTTATGTGGCTTTGCCGATTTCGCTCATTCCATTTGGACTTGCGCCTCTTTTGATGGCCTGCGTATTCCGTTTGTACTATCAGTTACGTAAAAAAACAAGCGTTGGCTACAGCCTCATCGGCCTGGTTTCGTTTTGGGTTGGCTATGAATTTCTACACCAATGGTGGGATCTTGCTTTTCCATGGATGACATTGGGCAATGGTTTTGCAAATTTCCACCAGCTGATCCAATGGTACAGTTTCACAGGTGTGTATGGCGGCACCGTGTGGATATGGGTGTGCAATATTCTTTTCTTTTTACTAATCTGGCAAACACGCGCGAAAGTACAAGCAATTAGCAATAAAAAGTTGGTCGTTGCGCTTCTGGCTGTGATAATTATCCCTATCGGCTTATCCTTACTGCAATACAACAGCTACGAAGAGCACGTTAACCCATCAGAAATTGTTGTCGTTCAGCCCAATATCGACCCGTATGAGAAATTCAACTCGATAACGCCCGAAGCGCAGTTGGAAAACCTCATCAAGCTTTCATCGAAAGTGGGAAAACCCAATACCGAATTTTTTATTTGGCCAGAAACGGCGATATCCGCATCACGCGGCATTGATGAGGAAGAATTCAGAACCTATCCGGCATTTGATAGCTTGCAGGTATTCCTCGATAATTATAAGAATGCCAGTGTACTATCCGGCATTGAAAGCTATCAGCTCTACAATTATCAAAAAACGATTACGGCACGTGACTATGGAAATAATGTTTTCCTGGATCCGTTTAATGCCGCGGTGCTGGTTGACCAATCGAGCAAATTGCAATTTTACCATAAGTCTAAGCTTGTACCGGGTGTAGAGCAGCTGCCTTTTGGCGATTTACTGGCTTTTATGAAACCATTGTTTGCCCACTTCGGCGGTTCGACAGGCGGCTACGGCAGTCAAGAAAAACCATCGGTGCTATACGCGCAAAGTGGAATTGGTGCGGCGCCGGTGATCTGCTACGAATCTATTTGGGGAAACTATGTAGCCGAATACATTCGCCAAGGCGCACAGTTTATCGCGATCGTGACTAATGATGGCTGGTGGGGCGATACCTCCGGAAAAGATCAGCACTTGCAATACGCTAAACTTCGTGCTATTGAAAACCGCCGTTGGGTGGCACGTTCGGCAAACACCGGGATTTCAGGTTTTATAAACCAGCGCGGAGATATTGTCCAACGTACGAAATGGTGGGTTCCCGATGCGCTCACACAGGAAATAAACCTCAATGAGGATCTTACGTTTTACACCCGTTACGGCGATCTTTTCTTGTACATAGCTTTATTAGGTGGCGCATTTTCGATCTATGGCCTGTTTCGCAAAAAGTGA